The Oceanispirochaeta sp. M1 genome segment TTCTCAACAGCCAGAGAAGGAATGGCCTCAGCTGTACCCGACTCATTCACATACTCGGTCATTACAGCTTGAGGTTCTGAAGCAGTTCTGAAAACAGCTGAACCATGAAATATATAGGCAAATGCATTCTGTTCTATATCAATTTTTATGGATCTCTCTGTATTGGGTGGGATTGAGAGGTCGATATAACTGGGATTTGTCACTATGCCCGTAACAGGACCGGTCTTTCCCCAGAAATTACCCGTAATAATACGGGCATGACTCCCGTCATCCTCTGTCAGCTCCGGTATCTCTCCAGCCGGAATATCCTGGTATCTTGGATCCATCATTTTATCTGCAGAAGGGAGGTTTGCCCAAAGCTGGAATCCATGGAATATATTGGGGGCACCGGGTAGGGGCATTTCCTGATGAATAATACCGCTTCCGGCGGTCATCCACTGCACATCACCGGATTTTAAATCCCCCTTATTCCCCATGCTGTCTTCATGTTGAAGACCTCCTTCAAGGATATAGCTTATTGTCTCTATTCCCCTGTGAGGATGCCATGGAAAACCGGCCATCCTATTATCAGGATCATCATTGATCAGATGGTCCAGCAATAGAAAGGGATCTGTAAGCTCCACTTCATGGTTTCCAAATACTCTGTTTATACTAACACCAGCCCCATCAACTACCTGTTGGGGTTTTATTATCTTTCGTATTGGTCTGAGAGACATCATTATTCTCCTATGCTTTTTCCAAGCTTTTTAACAAGTTCGATGAGTGCTGACTTCTCAGAAATATCCAGACCCTTAAAAGCCCTCATGATATCTTTTACATGTTCCGGGAAAAGAGCTGCTATAAGGTCTTCTCCCTTATTTGTCAGACTTATTTTTCTGCTTCTTTTGTCCTGTTCTGAGACAGCTTTTTTAACAGATCCAGCTTTTTCAAGGTTCCTGATCACAACTCCCATATTTCCACTGGATGAAAGAGTCGTTTCAATGATCTCATTTACTGTGAGTGGTCCTTTGTGGTAGAGGGCTTCCAGAACAGCAAATTGAGTCATTGTTATTCCACTATTGCTTATTTGAGGTGTCAACGCCTTTTCCATGGATTTAGTCATCCTGCCCAGGACAATTATGAGTTTAAGATTCATTTCTTTTTCAGTCATATATATATTATATCTCTATGTAGAGATAAAAAACAAGGAGAATCCATAGTTTTATATATTGAATTACTCACTGAGCAATTCCATACACGGAATCTACACTTTTCTACTCTAAATCTTCACAGGGTTTCATAGTTATATTTTTTGAAATATGTGAATATCATTTATATGGAAAAGATCTTGATTCTTGAGGACAGTGATTCAATTCGTGAATCCGTTGAAAACTATCTCAAACTGAATGACTATGAAGCCTTTTCCTGTGCTTCATGTGCAGAGGCAAAAGAAGCTCTGGAACATTTTATACCCAATCTTGCAATTATTGATATCTCCCTGCCCGATGGTAACGGTTTCTTTTTCAGCAGGGATCATCTGAGGGGTAAAAATATACCTTTCCTCTTCCTGAGCAGTCAAAATGAAGAATCAGATCGAATTACAGGTCTTGAACTGGGAGCTCTGGATTATATAACCAAGCCTTTTTCATTGAAAGAACTCATTATGAGGGTTAAGGCAATTTTGAAAAGAGCCAATCCTGACGGCAGCAGTGCCGTTCAGAAGCAAAAATGGGTCCTTGGACCGGATACAATAGAATATGCAGAAATAACACATAAACTGAGTCTTAATGGTGTTGATATTCATCTCACTACAATGGAATGGGAGATCCTTTCAACCCTGATTCTTCATGAAGGTGCTATTTTATCGAGAGAACAGATTCAGAAAAACCTTCATTTTGTGACTGGAGAGCTCAGTCCCAAGACAATTGACTCACATGTAAAAAACATCAGAAGTAAGCTTGAAAACCCTGATTGGATAGTTGCGGTCAGAAGTTTCGGTTTTCGCTTTACCGGAGAACCTGCCCTTGCGTAAAACTTTTACACGAATATTTACGAATCTGGTACTCCTTATTACCTTTTTTGTTCTGGTGCAAAGCCTCATAATTATAAAATTTGCCATTCATACAGTTAACCAGATTGTTTCAAATGAGTTGGAAGAGAGTGCGGATCAACTGCGTATGCTCTTTGGTATTCATGAACATATGAGCAGCTTTTCTATTGATAAACTGGATGATGGATTTCTTCTCACTCAGTATTATCCTCAGGTTCAAAGTATTAAATTTTATGATAATCATGGAGTCCTGAAACATACCATGGGTAAAGAGATTCTTGAGGAGGATGAAGAGCTGCTTCGCAGGCGATTCACCATACCCTATAAAACAGTTGAAAAGGATAATGGGGAGGTTTTTCATTTTGAACTGCTACCTTATCCCAAACCCCTTCAACTCCAGCGTCCCAAGCTGCAGTGGATAAATTCCTATATCAGATACAATGTTTTTATGATCCTGCTCAGTATTCCTCTGGCAATGGCATTTGCTTTCATTTTTTCATCAAAACTTGCTGATGATTCGAAGAAAATTTCAGCAGCTCTCATTCGTCTGGCTCATGGAGAAAGGGATGTTGATATTCCCCAGGGAGTAACAATAGAAAGTCAGAAAATTGCCAGTGTAGCCTGTCATCTGCAAAAGCAGATTATAGAAAAAGAGAAGCGTCAGATCCGTCGAGTACAGGAGCTGACTCATGATTTGAAGAGTCCCTTGGCAGGGTTGTATACTCAACTGGAATCAGTGGAAATGGGAGTACTTGAGCTGAGTGAGGAAAGATTCTCTCATCTCTATGGCGAATTGGGATTCCTAAACAGCTTGATTGATAATATGGCGGAAGTATACAGGCTGGTGGATGATAATGTCTATTATTCTCCCCAGGAAATCAGATCTACCCAGCTTGTTAATACACTGATTGATCGTTTCAGTCCTATTGCTGAAGAGGCTGGTAAGGTCATGAAAACAGATATAAAGGTTTCAGTTTTTACTGCAGATTTCAATCTTCTCCTCAGAGCTGTTGGAAATCTCATCAGTAATGCCATACAGCATGGAAGTGGTGAAGAAATCTCATTTAAGATATATGTGGAAAATGATGAGGTACAAATTGATCTGATCAATGACGGTCATATTTCTGAAGATGAGCTCCCCCATGTTCTGACCCGTTACTGGAGTAAAGGACACAATGGAAGCGGTCTGGGACTTCCCATCGCTCAATTGATAGCCAGAAAGCATAATGGTGATCTAAGGGTCCAAAATTTAGAAGAAGACCATGTTCTTTTCTCACTCTCTATCCCCCAAAATCATCGAAATTAAGAATCACTACTTTGTGAAGATATAGTGCAACAGCCTTGCGATGTTTCTCCTTATTCCTGAAATGATTATCTATATTCACTTCATATCACTGACAATTAGCCCTCCTAATATGATTTTAATGACACAGGGTTTCCTGTGAATAAAAAATAATTATGGAGTTTATATTAATGAAAGGTAAAATTTTAGTTGTTTTAGCTGTTCTGGCACTTCTTGCAGCCCCTGTCTTTGCCGAGGTTTCCATATCCGGTGAATTTGCCTACGGTTTCAATACGTCTGATGATGTTTATGAGAATGTATTCGATACAGGAGACCTGTATTTCACAGGAACTGCTGCAAATGGCAATGCTTCTGTAATTTTTGGTATGGATTTTACCAACATCACAAACAGTATGACCGGTCATGATTTTCTGGATGCCGATTTTATCAGTGATGTTTACATGGACTTAAATGTAACAGGAGCCATGGGTGTTGATTCTCCCGTTGGTGTTTCCATGCTCTTTGGACGTTCCAGCTACAGCGCAAATAACTTCCTTGGAGATATCACAGGTTACAGTACCTATGATGTAATCAATGCAGAAACCGCCACAAGCGGATATGTCGGAGTTACTCTGAATATTCTTGATATGATCAATGTTGAGTATGGTCTTGATCCCAACCTGGTTGATGGTGTTCAGAATATGTACGCTAATATCAATGGAACTTTCGGAATCGTCAGTGCAGAAGTATATTGCACTGTGATTGGAGATGATGTCCTGGCTGATGGTATATATAATGCAATCGGTGCAGACTTTGTAGCTGCAATGGATGTTGTTTCCTTTGGTGCGGGTGCTGAATACAATACCGATGCTGAAGCTACCAGATACGGTGTGTCTGCCAGAACACCTATTGTACCCAATACAGATATGGGTATTGCCTTCATGGGTTACTCCGATGCAGATGTTAATCCCTATGGACTCGGTTTTGATGCCAACTATGCTATTACTGATGCCTTCAAGGTATATGGAGCCCTTCTTTTGAAGGATCTTGAAAACCTGGATGCAGATGACATGGTCGGTTATGAACTCTCCACTTCTTATACTTTCGCCGGAGATGTAACCGCCTATGCCGGTTATGTTACCAAAGGAAGTGGATTCAACGCCCTTGGAGACATTGTAGATGATAGTTTCTTCATGGCTGTTTCCGCCTCTTTCTAAATCAATATAAATTGATCTGAAAATATATCAGGGCCGCTTCATCATCGATGAGGCGGCTTTTTTTTAGCCCATTCGAGTATTTACTATTTATAAATAAATAGGGGCTGCCCCATAGCTGTGAGGCAGCCCTGATGTATTAAAGAATTATGAGTTTATGCCTTTTCATGCTTCAGTGTTTCAGTAGGCTGGTCACATACTTCTGTGGGACCGTAGTACTGAATGGCACCGGGAAAGATAAAGGCAGTTTCAACAGCCCATGCATCTCTGTTAGCTGCAAAGGCCTTGAAGGGTGCACCATCAAGCTCTACAAGAGCCTTCCTGATAACGGGTTTCATAGATCCATGTCTCTGTTCCATATTCATCATCATGGTAAGAGGACATCCTCCGGGAACCCACTGGTCGGCGGATTTCTGAAGATCGGCAACATTGGAGATATAGCCGGTCAGTCCGTGGCTCATCAGGATAAATGCTGAGAAACCAAGAGCATAGCAGTAATCTGAGTCAAAGTTGGAAGGGAAAGCACAGCGTCCTTCATATCCGAAGAAGTGAGCCAGTGCAGAAAATTTTCCTGCGAACTTTCCCTCTACTTTCATCTGCTCCAGCTTATGCCCGACCATTTCTATAAGAAGTTTTTCAGTTTCAATTCTGGATACCTGTACGTTTCCATGGGGATCTCTGTCCATAAGAAGCTGTTCCTGAATGGAGCGGGGCAGTGAGGAGAATACATAGGATGAATCCTTGCTCAGCTGCTGATTCAGCCATTCCTGCTGCTCTTCAAGAGTCTTGAGAGTGGAAAAGTAATCTACATGGTGTGCCATCTTGTCGTTGAGTTCGGCAATCAGTGCTCCCACTTCGGGGATAAACTCAATAAGACCTTCAGGAATCAGGGCAACACCGAAGTTCATGCCCTTTTCGGCTCTCTTCATAACAACTGATGTGATCTGATCCACTACCTGTGCCAGTGTCATTTTCTTCTCTTCAACTTCTTCAGAGATGATGCAGACATTGGGCTGAGTCTGGAGAGCACATTCCAGAGCAATATGAGAAGCACTTCTTCCCATCAATTTAATAAAGTGCCAGTATTTTTTAGCGGAATTTGAATCTTTTTCAATGTTTCCGATAAGTTCTGAATAGGTTTTGGTCGCTGTATCGAATCCGAATGAAGTCTCGATGTATTCGTTTTTCAGGTCTCCATCGATTGTCTTGGGACAGCCGACTACTGTGACACCCGAATCTTTTGCAGCAAAATACTCGGCCAGAACGGCACCGTTGGTATTCGAGTCGTCACCACCGATGATTACTACACCGCTGATGTCATATTTCCGGCAGGTTGCCAGAGACATCTCAAACTGCTCTTCTGATTCCAGTTTATCACGGCCGGAACCTATGATATCGAATCCTCCGGTATTTCTGAAGGCATCCATCATGGCATCATCGATTTCAACGAGTTTGCTGTTCATGATTCCTGCGGGTCCACCAAGGAAACCATAGAGTTTTGATTCGGGGTTGGATTTTTTCAGACCGTCATATAGACCGGCAATTACATTGTGACCACCGGGAGCCTGACCACCGGAAAGAATTACACCGAGATTGATCTTTTCTCCTGCTTTGGGATTGCTTCCCTTAACAAAGCGGGCAATTGGATTGCCGTAGGTTTTAGTGAAAAGTCCTTTCACTTCTGTCTGATCTGCTACGGATTCTGTAGGTTCACCCATTTCACAGGTGATGTTTTTAATGTCTCCCTGCAGTACGGCAGGCAGTTTGGGCTGATAGGCATAACGTGCCTTCTGAAGAGATGATAAATTACTCATTTGGATATTTCTCCTTGTTCATGTTCAGAGTTCCTTGAGGTACTCGTTTATATATGAGGTTATACAAAGCCGCAAAACACTTTATAATAGCTGTTCAGCTTTGTTTTTCCAGTGGAAATTGTATGTATGTTTATACGGATTTTAGGGCTCAGAGTCAAGATGAGAGAGGGTTGGATCAAGCATTGTTTTAGGAGCTGTCAGGACTTTTTTTTCACTCTCAGGAACTTTTTTTGAGGGAAACATGTTTTAATTGATCATTTTTGGTATTACAATAATACTAATCACTTATGAATTATTAAAATGTAAAGATTATCAGCATTAGTGAACAATCCTGTTGTTCTAAAAGAGGTCGAAAATGCTGAGGATTAAAGTGAGTGTATTATTGTTGAAATTTTATCAGGAGAAACAAATGAAAAGGATAATTGGATTTTTTCTACTGCTGGCTCTGTCTGGGGGTACTTCTTTTGCAGGGGGACAGCAGGACGCAGGTGGAGGAGAAGCCAGCTCAACCGGTCGTAACTCTATTACCGCTGTAGGTGTGGGGTACAGTCAGACCAACTATAAGCTTGGTTATACAGATGACTATAAGGATTTTAATGATGTTGACGGCTTAGTCGAGAAGGTGAAGTCTCCGGGATTCAATTTGAATCTCACTTCATATTCAACAAAGAAATCAGATCCATTCACATTCGGTTTTCTCTATGATATCAACGTTTTGATCCTGTCAGCTCCAACCTATACCGAGGAACAAGATGGTTTTCTTGTGGATGAAGAAGATTTAAGTCTATACGATTATGGAACCGGATTTGGAGCTCAGATGATTATGGGGCCCGGATTCAATTTCCAATTTGTACCAAGTCTCTCCCTGTTGATGGGAGTGGGTGCTCATCTTGGAATAGGTATTATGCCCAGTAGTGATTGGGCCTACGAAACTCTAACTGGAGTCGGTGTCGGAATCGGCAGTATTACCAGATTGAACTGGCAGTTCGCTGAGAAAATGGGACTGATGTTCGGTCTTGATATGTCTTATGACTTTTTCTCTAAAGTGAGTAATATGGATGATGATGGTCTGACATACGGTGCCGGAAAAGCCTTCAGCTTTTCCCCTATGATCATGGTTTCATTCAGCACAATGGGCAGAACAAGCAGTACCGGCTCCGTTGCAGACAGTGGTAAAAGCGGAAGCAGCGGCAGTGGGTCAAGCAGCAGCAGCGGCGGAAGTATTGGAGGATCTACCGATAGCGGCAGCAGCGGCAGCAGCAAGACTAAAAAACCTTCAGATGATAAATCCAAGGACTGGGATTCTGATCCCTACGATTGATGTTTTTCTTAAATCTTAAATCTTAACTCTCCCCGGGATTACCCGGGGATTTTTTTCTTTAAAAATAACTGCGGACATACTCCGCTTCACCCGCAATTTCAAGGATTTCAATTTTATCCTTATTCATGCGAAGTCCTGTTATATAGATATAGTCTTTCCGCCCCAGAGGAACTCCCCAGCTTTTTATCTGAAAGGGAGCTTTGTCATCAAGGCTCAGGGATCTGTCATTATCCAGGGGAATATAACCAAGTCCCTCCAGGTGAGTGAAAAGTGCTTTTTTCCAGAAGGATTCATTCTGTTCAGGATAATTTTTTACCTCTTTCAACCGGAGATGTACGGCTTCGGGAGAGAGTGCCTGAAACCAGGGCTTTTTATCTGCCAGGGCAAAACCTTCGGGCAGAGGAAGGGAAGGTCCGTTGCCCATCCCTCCGGACAGTTCTGAAGGGCTGTTGATGTAGTAGAAAAAATCCACTTCATTTATCCAGTCAAAACGGGAATCTCTCCCTTCCGGAAGGGTTTGGTTCTTAAAGGATATGTTCAGATCTACACGGGCATATTTTGTGTCATTATCGTACTTCCTGAGTACTCCCCTGAGACTGTCAATCTCCTGCATCAATCTCCTGATCTCCATCTCAAGGGTGAGGGTTCCCTCAAAATCAGATTTATCAAGATATTCCATATTTCTGGCAAGAAGTTCTTCCCTGGCATCCAGATATGACTGGCTCATCAGAATGTTTTCTCTAAGATCAAAGGCATTCTGAGACAAATCAAGTATCTCTTCAGATTCTTTTTCAAGAAGGTCTTTTAATTCCTTCAGTGATGTATCCGGAATCCTGAGTGTCAGCCTGTCCAGTGAGCGGATGGTGAAATATCCACCCTGGGCTTCAGCCCAGTCACTGAGATTCTCCGATGCCTTCTGCCTGTCCTTTACAAGTAGCTGGGCAGTTATTTCATGATAGAGCTTATCATCAGAAAACAGGGGAGTAGAAAGAATGATTATCAATA includes the following:
- a CDS encoding pirin family protein — encoded protein: MSLRPIRKIIKPQQVVDGAGVSINRVFGNHEVELTDPFLLLDHLINDDPDNRMAGFPWHPHRGIETISYILEGGLQHEDSMGNKGDLKSGDVQWMTAGSGIIHQEMPLPGAPNIFHGFQLWANLPSADKMMDPRYQDIPAGEIPELTEDDGSHARIITGNFWGKTGPVTGIVTNPSYIDLSIPPNTERSIKIDIEQNAFAYIFHGSAVFRTASEPQAVMTEYVNESGTAEAIPSLAVENRHLVLFDRGDEIRLRTGEEGVRFLLISGQPLKEPVAWHGPIVMNTNEELYKAFEEYRNGSFLKH
- a CDS encoding MarR family winged helix-turn-helix transcriptional regulator, yielding MTEKEMNLKLIIVLGRMTKSMEKALTPQISNSGITMTQFAVLEALYHKGPLTVNEIIETTLSSSGNMGVVIRNLEKAGSVKKAVSEQDKRSRKISLTNKGEDLIAALFPEHVKDIMRAFKGLDISEKSALIELVKKLGKSIGE
- a CDS encoding response regulator transcription factor encodes the protein MEKILILEDSDSIRESVENYLKLNDYEAFSCASCAEAKEALEHFIPNLAIIDISLPDGNGFFFSRDHLRGKNIPFLFLSSQNEESDRITGLELGALDYITKPFSLKELIMRVKAILKRANPDGSSAVQKQKWVLGPDTIEYAEITHKLSLNGVDIHLTTMEWEILSTLILHEGAILSREQIQKNLHFVTGELSPKTIDSHVKNIRSKLENPDWIVAVRSFGFRFTGEPALA
- a CDS encoding HAMP domain-containing sensor histidine kinase, with amino-acid sequence MRKTFTRIFTNLVLLITFFVLVQSLIIIKFAIHTVNQIVSNELEESADQLRMLFGIHEHMSSFSIDKLDDGFLLTQYYPQVQSIKFYDNHGVLKHTMGKEILEEDEELLRRRFTIPYKTVEKDNGEVFHFELLPYPKPLQLQRPKLQWINSYIRYNVFMILLSIPLAMAFAFIFSSKLADDSKKISAALIRLAHGERDVDIPQGVTIESQKIASVACHLQKQIIEKEKRQIRRVQELTHDLKSPLAGLYTQLESVEMGVLELSEERFSHLYGELGFLNSLIDNMAEVYRLVDDNVYYSPQEIRSTQLVNTLIDRFSPIAEEAGKVMKTDIKVSVFTADFNLLLRAVGNLISNAIQHGSGEEISFKIYVENDEVQIDLINDGHISEDELPHVLTRYWSKGHNGSGLGLPIAQLIARKHNGDLRVQNLEEDHVLFSLSIPQNHRN
- a CDS encoding diphosphate--fructose-6-phosphate 1-phosphotransferase, which encodes MSNLSSLQKARYAYQPKLPAVLQGDIKNITCEMGEPTESVADQTEVKGLFTKTYGNPIARFVKGSNPKAGEKINLGVILSGGQAPGGHNVIAGLYDGLKKSNPESKLYGFLGGPAGIMNSKLVEIDDAMMDAFRNTGGFDIIGSGRDKLESEEQFEMSLATCRKYDISGVVIIGGDDSNTNGAVLAEYFAAKDSGVTVVGCPKTIDGDLKNEYIETSFGFDTATKTYSELIGNIEKDSNSAKKYWHFIKLMGRSASHIALECALQTQPNVCIISEEVEEKKMTLAQVVDQITSVVMKRAEKGMNFGVALIPEGLIEFIPEVGALIAELNDKMAHHVDYFSTLKTLEEQQEWLNQQLSKDSSYVFSSLPRSIQEQLLMDRDPHGNVQVSRIETEKLLIEMVGHKLEQMKVEGKFAGKFSALAHFFGYEGRCAFPSNFDSDYCYALGFSAFILMSHGLTGYISNVADLQKSADQWVPGGCPLTMMMNMEQRHGSMKPVIRKALVELDGAPFKAFAANRDAWAVETAFIFPGAIQYYGPTEVCDQPTETLKHEKA
- a CDS encoding DUF4349 domain-containing protein; the encoded protein is MKRSGYLLLLIIILSTPLFSDDKLYHEITAQLLVKDRQKASENLSDWAEAQGGYFTIRSLDRLTLRIPDTSLKELKDLLEKESEEILDLSQNAFDLRENILMSQSYLDAREELLARNMEYLDKSDFEGTLTLEMEIRRLMQEIDSLRGVLRKYDNDTKYARVDLNISFKNQTLPEGRDSRFDWINEVDFFYYINSPSELSGGMGNGPSLPLPEGFALADKKPWFQALSPEAVHLRLKEVKNYPEQNESFWKKALFTHLEGLGYIPLDNDRSLSLDDKAPFQIKSWGVPLGRKDYIYITGLRMNKDKIEILEIAGEAEYVRSYF